A genomic segment from Tindallia californiensis encodes:
- a CDS encoding sigma 54-interacting transcriptional regulator has protein sequence MPIVSDVKTTCKKCYSCVRGCPVNAIRFEGDQAELMKEECVQCGFCVNVCSQKNKVIRSDRSAVEKSLRNRRNITIAILAPSIVAAFEEEPNRLVGALKKLGFDQVYEVAQGASMVAREYAKLYREPISKPMLTSPCPVIVNMVERHYPSLIHHLAPIVSPMIAVADYIKKQQKVSSDIVFFGPCVAKKTEIDKEYAQNTVDYVLLFSELKAMFDENEIDPGKVRPAAFNHFYEECRGQVFPVAGGLLKAAEISTDILNNKITVVEGKKEVLETFRAIEEGKLEPMLIDILYCKGCIDGPDFFHDNSSLQYRKRKVIEFANESIAKRAGDPERPVKKNKVQISRRVYYKTLQQQRTIPSEEEIRDILAKSQKYSKEDELNCEACGYETCREKAIAVYRGIAELQMCLPYLLGQKENEVYYYKKRVENFMESVKEIDDRIIGHSDAIRAIKNFIVNASKTNSNVLLLGESGTGKTYIANNIHLCGERRNEAFVHINCSAIPKELIEAELFGYEEGAFTGARKGGSTGKFQQADRGTIFLDEIADMSPAMQAKLLQVIQDKEVQRVGGQQTIPLDVKIITATNKDLQEEIKKGNFREDLYHRINVLTFTVPSLRERPEDIPLLVEYLMDKLTKKYQLPLKTVSKEAMKVLCEYKWPGNVRELENLLERLLNMVEGSQIREKHVPLHLWKNENINPLANEVQPLENLLEKVEKETILNALKSTNNNRTKAANLLRVSRSNFYEKLRKYGID, from the coding sequence ATGCCGATTGTTTCTGACGTAAAAACAACTTGCAAAAAATGCTATTCCTGTGTCCGGGGATGTCCTGTGAATGCCATACGTTTTGAGGGGGATCAGGCGGAGTTAATGAAAGAAGAATGTGTTCAGTGTGGATTTTGTGTCAATGTCTGTTCTCAGAAAAATAAAGTCATTCGATCAGACAGGAGTGCCGTTGAAAAATCTTTGAGAAACCGAAGAAATATTACCATTGCCATTTTAGCACCATCTATCGTAGCTGCTTTTGAAGAAGAACCGAATCGATTGGTGGGAGCGTTAAAAAAATTGGGCTTTGATCAAGTTTATGAAGTGGCACAGGGTGCGTCAATGGTAGCAAGGGAATATGCGAAACTCTATCGGGAGCCCATCTCAAAACCGATGCTCACCTCGCCCTGTCCGGTTATTGTCAATATGGTGGAACGCCATTATCCATCATTGATTCATCATTTAGCGCCTATTGTTTCTCCGATGATTGCGGTGGCCGATTACATTAAGAAACAACAAAAAGTAAGTTCAGATATTGTCTTTTTTGGGCCTTGTGTTGCGAAAAAAACAGAAATTGATAAAGAATACGCCCAAAATACGGTAGACTATGTCCTCTTGTTTTCGGAATTGAAAGCGATGTTTGATGAAAATGAGATAGATCCGGGAAAAGTAAGGCCGGCTGCTTTTAATCACTTTTACGAAGAATGTCGTGGGCAGGTTTTTCCTGTGGCAGGAGGGTTGTTAAAGGCGGCTGAAATCAGCACGGATATACTGAATAATAAAATCACGGTGGTAGAAGGCAAAAAAGAGGTGCTGGAAACTTTTCGGGCTATTGAGGAAGGTAAGTTGGAACCAATGCTGATTGATATTCTTTACTGCAAAGGATGTATTGATGGGCCGGACTTTTTTCACGATAACAGCTCTCTTCAATACCGGAAAAGAAAAGTCATCGAATTTGCGAATGAAAGCATCGCCAAAAGAGCCGGCGATCCGGAGAGACCGGTAAAAAAGAATAAAGTTCAAATTTCCAGAAGGGTGTATTACAAAACCCTTCAGCAACAACGAACAATCCCAAGTGAAGAAGAAATACGAGACATACTGGCAAAAAGCCAGAAGTATAGCAAAGAAGATGAGTTGAATTGTGAAGCTTGTGGTTATGAAACCTGTCGTGAAAAAGCGATTGCTGTCTATCGGGGAATCGCAGAACTGCAGATGTGTTTGCCTTATTTGTTAGGCCAAAAGGAAAACGAAGTGTATTACTATAAAAAAAGAGTGGAAAACTTTATGGAAAGCGTTAAGGAGATTGACGATCGGATCATAGGGCATTCGGATGCGATCAGAGCCATTAAAAATTTTATTGTCAATGCGTCAAAAACAAATTCCAATGTCTTGCTGTTAGGAGAAAGTGGAACGGGAAAAACCTATATTGCCAATAACATTCACCTTTGTGGGGAACGACGCAATGAAGCCTTTGTTCATATTAACTGCAGTGCGATTCCAAAAGAGTTGATTGAAGCGGAACTCTTCGGTTATGAGGAAGGTGCCTTTACAGGAGCCAGAAAAGGTGGCAGCACGGGTAAATTTCAGCAGGCAGACCGAGGAACTATTTTTCTCGACGAAATTGCTGATATGAGTCCTGCCATGCAAGCCAAACTATTGCAGGTTATTCAGGATAAAGAAGTACAACGGGTAGGTGGGCAGCAGACCATTCCTTTGGATGTCAAAATTATTACGGCAACGAACAAAGATTTGCAGGAAGAAATCAAGAAAGGAAATTTTCGGGAGGATCTATACCATCGCATCAATGTCCTGACTTTTACGGTGCCTTCTTTAAGAGAAAGACCGGAGGATATTCCTTTGTTAGTAGAGTATCTGATGGATAAGCTGACGAAAAAGTACCAATTACCGCTTAAAACCGTTAGCAAAGAAGCGATGAAAGTTTTATGCGAATATAAATGGCCTGGCAACGTTCGGGAACTGGAAAATTTATTGGAAAGGCTGCTCAATATGGTGGAGGGGAGTCAGATCAGAGAGAAACATGTGCCGCTGCACTTATGGAAAAATGAAAATATTAATCCTTTGGCCAATGAAGTGCAGCCTCTGGAAAATTTGTTGGAAAAAGTAGAAAAGGAAACCATTCTCAATGCTTTGAAGAGCACTAATAATAATCGAACAAAAGCAGCCAATCTATTGAGGGTATCACGATCTAATTTCTATGAAAAACTTAGGAAATATGGAATCGATTAA
- a CDS encoding ECF transporter S component has product MSTITERRTETASLAKTAVLLALTLMFQIGLASFAQPVVGPLVNMTLMLSVLLVSPGAAITIGCITPLAAYLLGIMPLFPLLPVVMCGNITLVLLFQGLYPQHQWLAVLSASVGKFFMMAVLIRLMAFTFFSGIPTPLIAAFSMPQFYTAMIGGGMALVVYRYLPQNIKS; this is encoded by the coding sequence ATGTCGACGATAACAGAACGAAGAACGGAAACAGCTTCGCTAGCTAAAACAGCTGTATTACTTGCTTTAACCCTTATGTTTCAAATTGGACTTGCGTCCTTTGCTCAACCGGTGGTAGGCCCTTTGGTTAATATGACACTAATGCTTTCGGTATTACTGGTAAGTCCTGGAGCAGCCATCACGATTGGATGCATCACACCTTTAGCCGCTTACCTGCTAGGGATTATGCCCTTATTTCCTTTATTGCCGGTGGTGATGTGTGGAAATATAACGCTGGTGTTGCTTTTTCAGGGGCTTTACCCCCAACATCAGTGGCTGGCCGTGCTGTCTGCCAGTGTTGGAAAGTTTTTTATGATGGCTGTATTGATTCGATTAATGGCCTTTACCTTTTTTTCTGGTATTCCAACGCCTTTGATTGCCGCTTTTTCCATGCCTCAGTTTTATACAGCAATGATTGGTGGAGGTATGGCATTAGTGGTTTATCGATACCTGCCTCAAAATATCAAAAGCTGA
- a CDS encoding NADH-dependent [FeFe] hydrogenase, group A6, whose amino-acid sequence METIKLTINQKEITANQEESILEICQNHQIAIPTLCHHPDLRNEGNCRLCVVEVDGEENLTASCNRKACDGMVIETESEKVINSRRATLELLIANHPNDCLTCDRTSGECQLQDLCYQYDISRGEQLLKTIEQKKALDLSSPSIERDLNKCIVCGKCLRVCGETQDIGIYHYQERGFDTLVSTKENQPLAETKCINCGQCVKVCPVGALVEKQEIRKVMQAIVDPEVHVVVQTAPAVKHTLGESFGMKPGTDISGKLNAALKKLGVNQVFSTDFAADVTIMEEGTEFIQRVKNGGKLPMFTSCSPGWIRYVETEYPQFTENLSTCKSPQQMMGALSKSYYASLKGIDPKKIFMVSVMPCTAKKYEAQREEMVVKGIQDVDAVLTTRELARWIKLEKIDFKKLADAPYDDFLGEHTSAGRLFGTTGGVMEAALRTVAWTLTEGAFDRLDYEAVRGLENAKEASLEIAGMEVKVAVVHGTAAAKKLLEKIESGEKAYHFVEVMGCPGGCINGGGAPLKDSMAMIKDRMEGMYQMDKNAAIRRSHENPLIMQIYKNYLGEPGGHKAHELLHTH is encoded by the coding sequence ATGGAAACAATAAAACTGACCATTAATCAGAAGGAAATAACCGCAAATCAGGAGGAATCTATTTTAGAAATATGTCAAAACCATCAAATAGCAATTCCGACCTTATGCCACCATCCAGATCTGAGAAACGAAGGGAATTGTCGATTGTGCGTGGTAGAGGTTGACGGGGAAGAAAACTTAACCGCATCCTGTAATCGAAAAGCCTGTGATGGAATGGTGATTGAAACAGAAAGTGAAAAAGTGATAAACTCTAGGAGAGCTACTTTAGAATTATTAATTGCCAACCATCCTAACGACTGCCTGACCTGCGATCGAACTTCTGGTGAGTGTCAGTTGCAGGATTTATGCTATCAGTATGATATTTCTCGGGGAGAACAACTATTAAAAACCATAGAGCAGAAAAAAGCCTTGGATTTATCCAGCCCTTCCATCGAAAGAGATCTGAACAAATGTATTGTATGCGGAAAATGCCTTCGTGTTTGTGGGGAAACTCAGGATATTGGTATTTATCACTATCAGGAGAGGGGTTTCGATACCCTTGTCTCCACAAAAGAAAATCAGCCCTTAGCTGAAACCAAATGCATCAACTGTGGCCAATGCGTGAAAGTTTGCCCCGTAGGTGCGTTGGTGGAAAAACAGGAAATTCGGAAGGTGATGCAAGCCATAGTTGATCCGGAAGTTCATGTAGTGGTGCAGACAGCGCCGGCTGTTAAACACACCTTGGGGGAATCCTTTGGAATGAAACCGGGGACGGATATATCGGGAAAACTGAATGCAGCCCTGAAAAAATTAGGTGTCAATCAAGTCTTTAGCACAGATTTTGCAGCCGATGTTACTATTATGGAAGAGGGAACTGAATTTATTCAGCGAGTAAAAAATGGTGGGAAATTACCGATGTTTACCTCTTGTTCTCCCGGTTGGATCCGTTATGTGGAAACGGAATATCCGCAGTTTACAGAGAATCTTTCTACCTGCAAGTCACCGCAGCAAATGATGGGAGCGCTTTCAAAATCTTACTATGCCAGCTTGAAAGGCATAGATCCTAAAAAAATATTTATGGTATCGGTGATGCCCTGTACCGCAAAAAAATATGAAGCGCAACGGGAAGAGATGGTAGTGAAAGGGATACAGGATGTGGATGCGGTGTTAACAACCCGGGAACTGGCCAGATGGATTAAGTTAGAAAAAATAGATTTCAAAAAACTAGCCGATGCACCTTATGATGACTTTCTTGGTGAACACACCAGTGCCGGCCGTCTTTTTGGAACGACAGGTGGTGTGATGGAAGCTGCTTTGAGAACCGTAGCTTGGACCTTGACAGAGGGAGCTTTTGACCGCCTTGACTATGAAGCTGTCCGGGGTCTGGAAAATGCCAAAGAAGCGTCCCTGGAAATAGCTGGTATGGAAGTAAAGGTAGCTGTTGTTCATGGAACGGCCGCTGCGAAAAAACTGTTAGAAAAAATTGAATCTGGCGAAAAAGCCTATCATTTTGTAGAGGTGATGGGATGTCCGGGTGGCTGTATCAATGGTGGTGGAGCGCCCTTAAAAGACTCTATGGCAATGATAAAAGATCGGATGGAAGGCATGTATCAGATGGATAAAAATGCTGCGATTAGGCGGTCTCATGAAAACCCACTGATAATGCAAATATATAAAAACTATTTAGGTGAACCAGGTGGGCACAAAGCTCATGAATTGCTGCATACACATTGA
- a CDS encoding NADH-ubiquinone oxidoreductase-F iron-sulfur binding region domain-containing protein, whose protein sequence is MENALWLNERELTSVEKISRDASNDGVMSDYNFPGYEIISEIMEAGLKSRDGRGESVGHYMKTLSMYEGAKSITTSIVHSKMDEMLALQNPYSLILGMYLSAKATLAEEITLFVSKENQFIAQMLNMRIRQLEKMGYFKSYQVCFSVHVLSHDQIHYTQDISLLTNYRENLSQARSPYRDTEDIWETKKHFISNVETFLNISLVIRNGSQWYRSSGKEGNAGSKIFYVEHKGEGFLMEVDMGSTLREMMEKVSEKMDLPHRYALQIGGDLGGFISHKELDLVIDDASFQKAGLLLGSGVAEVISEESEAKKTLRSALRNNHKNSCGRCSVCREGIKRLGDLLETENQNENPQNREKISYLGNSIRHSALCGYGKTAINLIVTAADNHSFDYSFGKE, encoded by the coding sequence ATGGAAAACGCTTTATGGCTGAATGAAAGAGAGTTGACCAGTGTTGAAAAGATAAGTCGTGATGCAAGCAATGATGGAGTTATGTCAGATTATAATTTTCCTGGTTATGAAATTATATCGGAAATCATGGAAGCTGGGTTAAAGAGCCGAGACGGTAGAGGCGAATCGGTTGGTCATTATATGAAAACCTTATCAATGTACGAAGGAGCAAAAAGCATTACCACAAGCATTGTTCACTCGAAAATGGATGAAATGCTGGCTTTGCAAAATCCTTATTCCTTAATATTGGGCATGTATTTATCAGCAAAAGCAACTCTAGCAGAAGAGATAACTTTGTTTGTCAGTAAAGAGAATCAGTTTATTGCTCAGATGTTGAATATGCGAATACGACAACTGGAAAAGATGGGATACTTTAAAAGTTATCAGGTGTGTTTTTCCGTGCATGTATTATCTCATGATCAGATTCACTATACGCAAGATATTTCCTTGCTAACAAACTATAGGGAAAATCTGAGTCAGGCCCGTTCACCCTACAGGGATACGGAAGATATCTGGGAGACAAAAAAACATTTTATCAGCAACGTGGAAACTTTTTTGAATATTTCTCTAGTGATTCGTAATGGTAGCCAGTGGTATCGATCCAGCGGTAAAGAAGGAAATGCCGGGTCAAAAATATTTTATGTGGAACACAAAGGGGAAGGATTTTTGATGGAGGTCGATATGGGATCGACTTTAAGGGAAATGATGGAGAAAGTTTCAGAAAAAATGGATTTGCCTCATCGGTATGCCCTTCAGATAGGAGGAGATTTGGGAGGATTTATTTCACATAAGGAACTGGATCTTGTAATTGACGATGCATCTTTTCAAAAAGCGGGACTGTTGCTAGGCTCCGGTGTGGCAGAAGTCATTTCCGAGGAATCGGAAGCGAAAAAAACACTTAGGAGTGCTCTGAGGAACAATCATAAAAACTCCTGCGGACGATGTTCGGTTTGTCGTGAAGGAATTAAACGCTTAGGTGACTTATTAGAAACAGAAAATCAAAATGAAAACCCTCAAAACAGAGAAAAAATATCGTATCTAGGAAATTCCATCCGGCATTCAGCACTGTGCGGTTATGGGAAAACAGCTATCAATTTGATCGTAACAGCGGCAGATAATCATTCTTTTGATTACTCTTTTGGAAAAGAATAG
- a CDS encoding DUF169 domain-containing protein: MENKSCVLIESLLSFSRKPVGVKFLLTENDYEKSTSFEHKNGMPYCTAIKNASKGSHYKMNMENSSCVAASRALGFTEISEESLSGSRHEQLGVYKNLCISRSVAKDMVYCQHRCAGVEIKPLDAYQEDEPDVVVLVTSPYNAMRIVQSYAYHFGQLKNIKMAGMCAICQECTSYPYETNSLNISMLCSGTRCVGQWSENELGIGFPYHYFEPIVDGLIQTTNPMEDNKNKKKIARRLSDNGLVSSLEIKPNDNYYRGAYGTPKQKEKEKQRDVE, encoded by the coding sequence GTGGAAAATAAATCTTGTGTTTTAATTGAATCATTGTTATCCTTCAGCAGAAAGCCTGTAGGTGTAAAATTTTTACTCACAGAAAATGATTATGAAAAATCGACTTCTTTTGAACACAAAAATGGGATGCCTTACTGTACAGCTATCAAAAATGCATCAAAAGGTTCTCACTATAAAATGAATATGGAAAACTCAAGTTGTGTGGCTGCTTCAAGAGCCTTAGGATTTACGGAAATTAGCGAGGAATCCCTTTCGGGAAGCAGGCATGAACAGTTAGGTGTTTATAAAAACTTATGTATCAGCCGGTCGGTGGCAAAGGATATGGTGTATTGTCAACATCGTTGTGCCGGGGTTGAAATCAAGCCTCTTGATGCTTATCAGGAGGACGAGCCGGATGTGGTGGTTCTTGTAACATCCCCCTATAATGCCATGCGGATTGTTCAGAGTTATGCCTATCATTTTGGACAGCTGAAAAACATTAAAATGGCTGGGATGTGTGCTATATGTCAGGAATGCACCAGCTATCCCTATGAAACAAATTCTCTGAATATATCCATGTTATGTTCTGGTACCCGTTGTGTGGGGCAATGGTCTGAAAATGAACTAGGTATCGGATTTCCTTACCATTATTTTGAACCGATTGTAGACGGGCTGATTCAAACCACAAACCCAATGGAAGATAATAAAAACAAAAAAAAGATAGCCCGGAGACTGTCGGATAATGGACTGGTGAGCTCTTTAGAGATTAAACCGAATGATAATTACTATAGAGGAGCTTATGGAACACCTAAACAAAAGGAAAAAGAAAAACAACGGGATGTTGAATAG
- a CDS encoding MetQ/NlpA family ABC transporter substrate-binding protein — translation MKKIGMMLVVLLLMTLVAGCSGSSNEEASVEEVTTEESAVEKEPLDLVIACAETTQALVDAVIPVMEEKGYQMTYQMFDNNVNTMVATNDESVDGLFLVHKPFMENFNKANDADLVMMEPHVFAVGMGVFSERYESIEEMPEGASVAIMNDAMNMDRGLRIFSDAGYIKLSEDVERATLLDIEENPMGLNFVEMDQTQTVRSLQDMDAVVAFFSHMKNAGKDFDNYIIRDQRPENYPQGVIVKEKNADAQWAKDLVDAFRSEEIRAFADDYYGGLYEYID, via the coding sequence ATGAAAAAAATAGGAATGATGCTTGTTGTTTTATTATTAATGACTTTGGTGGCAGGCTGTTCAGGATCTTCGAATGAAGAGGCTTCTGTTGAAGAGGTTACCACTGAAGAGTCAGCAGTAGAAAAGGAACCGTTGGATCTTGTAATTGCATGTGCCGAAACAACCCAGGCCCTTGTGGATGCTGTCATACCGGTGATGGAAGAAAAAGGATACCAGATGACGTATCAGATGTTTGATAACAATGTGAATACAATGGTTGCCACAAATGATGAAAGCGTAGATGGATTGTTTCTTGTGCATAAGCCTTTTATGGAAAACTTCAATAAAGCTAATGATGCGGATCTGGTAATGATGGAACCTCATGTGTTTGCCGTGGGTATGGGAGTCTTTTCGGAACGGTATGAAAGCATAGAAGAAATGCCGGAAGGCGCATCTGTTGCGATCATGAACGATGCAATGAATATGGACAGAGGCTTGAGGATTTTTAGTGATGCTGGTTATATAAAATTGTCTGAAGATGTTGAACGAGCAACGTTGCTTGATATAGAAGAAAATCCGATGGGCTTGAACTTTGTAGAAATGGATCAGACTCAAACCGTTCGTTCGCTACAAGATATGGATGCGGTAGTTGCTTTTTTTAGTCATATGAAGAATGCCGGAAAAGATTTTGACAATTATATTATCAGAGACCAACGTCCTGAAAACTACCCTCAAGGAGTCATTGTCAAAGAAAAAAATGCAGATGCACAATGGGCTAAAGATTTGGTAGATGCTTTTAGAAGCGAGGAAATAAGAGCTTTTGCCGATGACTACTACGGTGGATTATACGAATACATTGATTAA
- a CDS encoding methionine ABC transporter permease → MFLNFADTRLIEYLPKVIWPALLATLRMLFFSMILGLIIGSVVAVFLVLTSPYGLKPNKKVYRVLDFTINMIRSFPVIILIVAISPLTRVIVGTSVGEKAAIVPLTIAAFPVIARYIEMSMLEVDRNVVIAAKSFGASDSQIIFKVLLSEALPSIVAGLTTTTILFLASTTLAGAVGAGGLGAVALTYGYQRFDDVMMYAIVIILFVMVLIIQGIGELIYRKIKK, encoded by the coding sequence ATGTTTCTTAACTTTGCAGACACAAGATTGATAGAGTATTTACCAAAAGTCATCTGGCCAGCTTTGTTAGCTACGCTAAGAATGCTTTTTTTCTCTATGATATTAGGACTTATTATTGGTAGCGTTGTTGCCGTTTTCTTGGTCTTAACATCTCCATATGGGCTTAAGCCAAACAAGAAAGTTTACAGAGTATTAGATTTTACGATCAATATGATCCGATCTTTTCCGGTAATTATATTAATCGTTGCAATTTCTCCTTTAACAAGGGTTATTGTAGGAACTTCTGTTGGAGAGAAAGCGGCCATTGTCCCCCTTACTATTGCCGCTTTTCCTGTGATTGCCAGGTATATCGAAATGAGTATGCTAGAAGTAGACAGAAACGTGGTTATAGCCGCAAAATCTTTTGGTGCTTCTGATTCACAGATTATTTTTAAGGTGTTACTCTCAGAAGCCTTACCTTCTATTGTCGCTGGACTGACCACCACTACCATCCTGTTTCTGGCCAGTACGACCCTAGCTGGAGCGGTAGGAGCCGGAGGTTTGGGGGCTGTTGCCCTGACTTATGGATACCAGCGGTTTGATGATGTAATGATGTACGCGATTGTCATTATTTTATTTGTCATGGTATTGATAATCCAAGGAATTGGAGAATTGATATATAGAAAAATTAAAAAGTAA
- a CDS encoding methionine ABC transporter ATP-binding protein: MIQIHNLYKSYHHSDILKKINLSIEKGEIYGLIGQSGAGKSTLLRCVNGLEKFDTGDLIVEGVNLASITEKELRNFRKKIGMIFQDFALLHRRNVVENVSLPMECWKYDKKEIETRSEALLDLVGLLDKKNSMPSELSGGQKQRVAIARALSLNPSVLLCDEATSALDPNTTDSILKLLADINKELGITIMVVTHEMSVVKSICDKVAIIARGSIVAEDTVENIFLKESLALKDLVGQELISVPENQTVIKLAVRSTDIDKNFLWKLASENQIKFSIVSANIEQSKNSRFGHLYISVHNHEVDATQAYCEANGIQYTLVNTCGKGAEIDVS, encoded by the coding sequence ATGATTCAGATACACAATTTATACAAATCCTATCACCATAGTGACATACTGAAAAAAATTAACCTCTCTATCGAAAAAGGGGAAATATATGGCCTTATTGGACAAAGTGGCGCAGGTAAATCTACGCTATTACGATGTGTCAATGGATTGGAAAAATTTGATACGGGAGATTTGATTGTTGAGGGTGTTAATTTAGCTTCCATAACGGAAAAAGAACTGAGAAACTTTAGAAAAAAGATAGGCATGATTTTTCAGGATTTTGCGCTTCTTCATCGAAGAAATGTTGTTGAAAACGTATCGCTGCCTATGGAGTGCTGGAAGTATGATAAAAAAGAAATTGAAACCCGATCTGAAGCGTTGCTGGATCTAGTGGGACTGTTGGATAAAAAAAATTCCATGCCCAGCGAATTATCTGGAGGGCAAAAGCAAAGAGTAGCCATCGCAAGAGCCTTATCCCTAAATCCCAGCGTGCTTCTATGCGATGAAGCAACGTCTGCCCTTGATCCCAATACAACGGATTCGATCTTGAAGCTATTAGCTGATATCAATAAGGAGCTGGGAATTACCATTATGGTGGTAACCCATGAGATGTCCGTGGTGAAAAGCATCTGTGATAAGGTAGCTATTATTGCGAGAGGAAGTATCGTGGCTGAGGATACGGTAGAAAACATATTTCTAAAAGAATCTTTAGCGCTGAAGGACTTGGTAGGACAAGAGTTAATCAGTGTTCCGGAAAATCAAACGGTGATAAAGCTGGCGGTACGCAGTACAGATATTGATAAGAACTTCTTATGGAAACTGGCTTCTGAAAATCAAATCAAATTTTCCATTGTATCAGCCAATATTGAGCAATCGAAAAACAGCCGATTTGGGCACCTTTATATCAGCGTTCATAACCATGAGGTGGATGCGACACAGGCCTATTGTGAAGCAAATGGGATTCAATACACTTTGGTGAATACCTGTGGCAAAGGAGCTGAAATTGATGTTTCTTAA
- a CDS encoding copper amine oxidase N-terminal domain-containing protein, translating into MHTKPKCLLVVLMVFLHGFSVYSQPPVSVLVNGVPVNFDVNPINLEGRILVPLRGIFESLGVSPQWDEKTQTVTAQTENIQVTLPIGSKHPTVNGQVVELDVAAMILDGRTMVPTRFIAESLGATVDWDEASHTVVIRESSVEKTDDSIRDKAYIHEKMGFHLTVPSHWEGRYLIEETEDSVSFYSQSVRDVEGFHWGGWLFTIYRTEDTPEIREQIKEGITPSEIIAEQHGVLFKKIGPSDVQFPHENQRVTEEYFALYDETHLITDSFAFR; encoded by the coding sequence ATGCATACGAAACCGAAATGCTTGTTAGTTGTTTTAATGGTATTTTTGCATGGCTTTTCCGTGTATAGTCAACCACCGGTATCCGTCCTTGTCAATGGTGTACCAGTTAACTTCGATGTCAATCCCATCAACCTAGAAGGCAGAATCCTCGTTCCCCTACGAGGGATATTTGAATCTTTGGGCGTAAGTCCTCAATGGGATGAGAAAACCCAAACAGTGACGGCACAAACAGAAAACATTCAGGTAACACTTCCTATCGGAAGTAAACATCCTACCGTCAATGGGCAGGTAGTGGAACTGGATGTGGCAGCGATGATCCTTGATGGAAGAACCATGGTCCCAACCAGATTTATTGCCGAAAGCCTTGGCGCTACCGTTGATTGGGATGAAGCCAGTCATACCGTTGTCATTCGTGAATCATCAGTGGAAAAGACAGATGATAGTATCCGTGACAAAGCATATATTCATGAAAAGATGGGATTTCATCTCACCGTTCCATCCCACTGGGAAGGTCGATACCTTATCGAAGAAACAGAGGATTCCGTCTCCTTCTATAGCCAAAGTGTGCGGGATGTAGAAGGCTTCCACTGGGGCGGATGGTTGTTCACTATCTACAGAACAGAGGATACACCAGAAATTCGTGAACAAATCAAAGAGGGCATTACTCCTTCCGAAATCATTGCCGAACAGCATGGGGTTTTGTTTAAAAAGATAGGCCCTTCCGATGTTCAGTTCCCTCATGAAAATCAAAGGGTCACAGAGGAGTATTTTGCCTTGTATGACGAAACTCACCTTATTACCGACAGTTTTGCTTTTCGTTAG